In a single window of the Sesamum indicum cultivar Zhongzhi No. 13 linkage group LG16, S_indicum_v1.0, whole genome shotgun sequence genome:
- the LOC105178458 gene encoding 8-hydroxyquercetin 8-O-methyltransferase-like, translating into MALSGNGIQSTQELLDAQSHVWNHLFNFINSMSLKCVIQLGIPDIILKHGKPMTLSELTHSLHLNDAKSPSLERLMRIMIHSKFFINVKISQVEETDGYWLTPASHLLLRDEPSSMRPFALVLLDPILIDPWHHVSKWFKSDHDLTPFLTTHGRTFWEYAAQDPRLNCFFNEAMACDTVLVASVITGDCRNVFEGLKSMVDVGGGTGTVAKAVADAFTGLNCVVLDLPHVVAGCEGTENLVFVAGDMFEYIPSADAVFMKWILHDWPDEKCLKILEKCKQAVSDKDKKGKVIIVDIVVDFQKEHKAIETQLFFDMLMMNVASGRERTEKDWAELFFAAGFTSYKITPVLGLRSLIELFP; encoded by the exons ATGGCTCTATCTGGTAATGGAATACAGTCCACTCAAGAGCTTCTTGACGCTCAATCTCATGTTTGGAACCATCTTTTTAACTTCATAAACTCCATGTCTCTGAAATGCGTAATTCAACTTGGCATCCCCGACATCATCCTCAAACACGGCAAACCCATGACGCTTTCAGAATTAACCCATTCCCTCCACCTCAACGATGCCAAATCCCCCAGTCTTGAACGTTTAATGCGTATTATGATCCATTCCAAGTTCTTTATCAATGTCAAAATCTCTCAAGTAGAGGAGACTGACGGGTATTGGCTCACACCAGCTTCTCATCTCCTCTTGAGAGACGAGCCCTCGAGCATGAGGCCTTTTGCACTCGTCTTGCTAGACCCGATTTTGATAGATCCATGGCATCATGTGAGCAAGTGGTTTAAATCTGATCATGATCTGACGCCGTTTCTGACCACTCATGGCCGGACATTTTGGGAGTATGCTGCGCAAGACCCGAGGCTGAATTGTTTCTTCAACGAGGCAATGGCCTGCGATACAGTGCTGGTTGCTAGTGTGATTACTGGAGATTGTCGAAATGTATTTGAGGGTTTGAAATCGATGGTGGATGTTGGTGGTGGCACAGGAACTGTGGCCAAGGCTGTTGCCGATGCTTTCACCGGCTTGAACTGCGTTGTGCTTGACCTTCCGCATGTAGTTGCTGGATGTGAAGGGACTGAGAACTTGGTTTTTGTTGCAGGTGACATGTTTGAGTACATTCCTTCTGCTGATGCAGTGTTCATGAAG TGGATATTGCACGATTGGCCAGACGAAAAATGTCTTAAAATATTGGAGAAATGCAAACAAGCAGTCTCTgacaaagacaaaaaaggaAAGGTGATTATAGTAGACATAGTTGTGGATTTCCAGAAGGAGCATAAGGCAATAGAAACTCAGCTCTTCTTTGATATGTTGATGATGAATGTAGCCTCTGGAAGAGAGAGAACTGAGAAAGATTGGGCAGAGCTATTTTTTGCTGCCGGCTTCACGAGCTACAAGATTACTCCTGTATTAGGATTGCGTTCTCTCATTGAGCTTTTTCCATAA
- the LOC105178455 gene encoding glucosidase 2 subunit beta yields the protein MATSLALITCLYFASLYIHLSYSSPSRLPIGIHPLDEKYYDAELIKCKDGSKSFTRDRLNDNFCDCADGTDEPGTSACPAGRFYCRNTGSTPAFLFSSRVNDRICDCCDGSDEYGGTVICPNTCIMGGNILYQRTNYDSTTSNLDSRNSRKTKSGIKMEDSVQKLRG from the exons ATGGCGACGAGTCTTGCTCTCATCACTTGTTTGTATTTCGCTTCTCTCTACATCCACCTCTCATATTCCTCTCCTTCTCGACTACCCATTGGAATCCACCCTCTAG ACGAGAAGTACTACGATGCGGAGCTGATCAAATGCAAAGATGGGTCGAAATCTTTCACCAGAGACCGTCTCAACGACAATTTCTGTGATTGCGCCGACGGCACTGATGAGCCCG GAACTTCTGCATGTCCAGCTGGCAGATTCTACTGCAGAAATACGGGAAGTACACCagctttcttgttttcttctcgTGTGAATGATCGCATTTGTG ACTGCTGTGATGGAAGTGACGAATATGGCGGAACTGTCATTTGTCCTAACACTTGTATCATGGGTGGGAATATTCTCTATCAGAGAACAAATTATGACTCGACAACCAGTAATCTGGATTCTCgtaattcaagaaaaactaAATCTGGGATTAAGATGGAGGACTCAGTACAGAAACTTAGAG GTTGA
- the LOC105178459 gene encoding trans-resveratrol di-O-methyltransferase-like, translated as MALSSNGIQSTQELLDAQSHVWNHLFNFINSMSLKCVIQLGIPDIILKHGKPMTLSELTHSLHLNEAKSPSLERLMRIMIHSKFFINVKISHVEETEGYWLTPASHLLLRDEPLSVRPFALSMLDPILTDPWHHVSEWFKTDVSEWFKTDGDLTPFLTTHGRTLWEYAGQDPRLNGLFNEGMASDSKLVATVITKDCRNVFEGLKSMVDVGGGTGTVAKAVADAFTGLNCVVLDLPHVVAGCEGTANLVFVAGDMFEYIPPADAVFMKWILHDWPDEKCLKILEKCKQAISDKDKEGKVIIVDMVVDFQKEHKAIETQLFFDMLIMNLASGRQRTEKDWAELFSAAGFTSYKITPVLGLRSLIELFP; from the exons ATGGCTCTATCTAGTAATGGAATACAGTCCACTCAAGAGCTTCTTGACGCTCAATCTCATGTTTGGAACCATCTTTTCAACTTCATAAACTCCATGTCTCTGAAATGCGTAATTCAACTTGGCATCCCCGACATCATCCTCAAACACGGCAAACCCATGACGCTTTCAGAATTAACCCATTCCCTCCACCTCAACGAAGCCAAATCCCCCAGTCTTGAACGTCTAATGCGTATTATGATCCATTCCAAGTTCTTTATCAATGTCAAAATCTCTCACGTAGAGGAGACTGAAGGGTATTGGCTCACACCAGCTTCTCATCTCCTCTTGAGAGACGAGCCCTTGAGCGTGAGGCCTTTTGCACTCAGCATGCTAGACCCGATCCTGACAGATCCATGGCATCATGTGAGCGAGTGGTTTAAAACTGATG TGAGCGAGTGGTTTAAAACTGATGGTGATCTGACGCCATTTCTGACCACTCATGGCCGGACACTATGGGAGTATGCTGGGCAAGATCCGAGGCTGAATGGGTTGTTCAATGAGGGAATGGCCAGCGATTCAAAGCTGGTTGCTACTGTGATTACTAAAGACTGTAGAAATGTTTTTGAGGGTTTGAAATCGATGGTGGATGTTGGTGGTGGCACAGGAACTGTGGCCAAGGCTGTTGCCGATGCTTTCACCGGGTTGAACTGCGTTGTGCTTGACCTTCCGCATGTAGTTGCTGGATGTGAAGGGACTGCGAACTTGGTTTTTGTTGCAGGTGACATGTTTGAGTACATTCCTCCTGCTGATGCAGTGTTTATGAAG TGGATATTGCACGATTGGCCAGACGAGAAGTGTCTTAAAATACTGGAGAAATGCAAACAAGCAATCTCCGATAAAGACAAAGAAGGAAAGGTGATTATAGTAGACATGGTTGTGGATTTCCAGAAGGAGCATAAGGCAATAGAAACTCAGCTCTTCTTTGATATGTTGATAATGAATTTAGCCTCTGGAAGACAGAGAACTGAGAAAGATTGGGCAGAGCTGTTTTCTGCTGCCGGCTTCACGAGCTACAAGATTACTCCTGTATTAGGATTGCGTTCTCTCATTGAGCTTTTTCCATAA
- the LOC105178456 gene encoding ras-related protein RABA1f-like has protein sequence MGAYRVEDDYDYLFKVVLIGDSGVGKSNLLSRFTRNEFTLESKSTIGVEFATRSIRIDEKVVKAQIWDTAGQERYRAITSAYYRGAAGALLVYDVTRHATFENLERWLKELRDHTDSSTVIMLIGNKADLRHLRAVATEDAQAFAERESMFFMETSALESMNVENAFSEVLTQIYNAVKKKALEAGDDSTNLPKGQTINIGSKDDVSAVKRGGCCSA, from the exons ATGGGCGCGTACCGAGTGGAAGACGACTATGATTACTTGTTCAAGGTAGTGCTGATTGGCGATTCTGGAGTCGGAAAATCCAATTTGCTGTCCAGATTCACCCGCAACGAGTTCACCCTGGAGTCAAAGTCAACAATTGGCGTTGAGTTCGCAACTCGCAGCATACGCATTGATGAGAAAGTCGTGAAGGCCCAGATTTGGGACACCGCTGGCCAAGAACG ATATCGTGCAATAACAAGTGCCTACTATCGAGGCGCTGCCGGTGCATTGCTTGTTTATGATGTTACACGCCATGCTACATTTGAAAACTTAGAGAGATGGTTGAAGGAACTCAGAGATCATACCGATTCAAGTACTGTAATCATGCTCATTGGCAATAAGGCTGATTTGCGTCACTTGCGAGCTGTTGCCACAGAAGACGCACAAGCTTTTGCTGAAAGGGAGAGCATGTTTTTCATGGAAACATCTGCCCTGGAATCAATGAATGTGGAAAATGCCTTCTCGGAAGTGCTTACTCAGATATATAATGCTGTAAAAAAGAAAGCTCTTGAAGCTGGTGatgattcaacaaatttacctaaAGGTCAGACCATCAACATTGGCTCTAAGGATGATGTTTCAGCAGTAAAGAGAGGTGGTTGTTGCTCTGCTTAA